Proteins encoded by one window of Azospirillum brasilense:
- a CDS encoding catalase — translation MADQSKTLTNRQGHPITNNQSQRTVGARGPATLENYQFLEKISHFDRERIPERVVHARGFVCYGEFEATGKIGDEPASKYTRAKLFQQAGKKTPLAIRFSTVIGGRDSSEVARDPRGFAVKFYTEDGNWDLVGNNLAVFFIRDAIKFPDVIHSLKPDPVTFRQEPNRIFDFMSQTPESMHMLTHLFSPRGIPANYRHMEGFGVNTYKMVNANGDTVLVKYHFHPRCGVACLTAEEAAKVQGQDLGSASKDLFEAIDRGDYPQWDMYVQVMEDHDHPELEWDPLDDTKIWPESDFPLRHVGVMTLNRNVEDFFNENEQIAMGTGVLVDGLDFSDDKMLVGRTFSYSDTQRYRVGPNYQQLPINQAKNAAVATNLSGGQMSYQRDLAPGQNPHVNFEPSIHNGLSEAQREEPNNPPEIRGRLTRSVIERRNDYVQPRARYCTMMDWERDDLVLNMGTLLGQCERDVQERMLWHFFLIHDDYGSRVAGMLGMTAADVAGLAPLPKQVLTDEDQKRLKSLGKNGDTIDPKVWGQWTGSVKVHRATADEVAKGMPAGAQGGMASQAAAD, via the coding sequence ATGGCTGACCAATCGAAGACTCTGACCAACCGTCAGGGCCACCCGATCACCAACAACCAATCCCAGCGCACCGTGGGGGCCCGCGGGCCGGCGACGCTGGAGAATTACCAGTTCCTGGAAAAGATCTCCCATTTCGACCGCGAGCGCATTCCGGAGCGCGTGGTCCACGCCCGCGGCTTCGTCTGCTACGGCGAGTTTGAAGCGACGGGCAAGATCGGCGACGAGCCGGCCTCCAAATACACCCGTGCCAAGCTGTTCCAACAGGCCGGCAAGAAGACCCCGCTGGCCATACGCTTCTCCACCGTCATCGGCGGGCGCGATTCGTCGGAGGTGGCCCGCGATCCGCGCGGCTTCGCGGTGAAGTTCTACACCGAGGACGGCAACTGGGACCTCGTCGGCAACAACCTCGCCGTCTTCTTCATCCGCGACGCCATCAAGTTCCCGGACGTCATCCATTCGTTGAAGCCCGATCCGGTGACCTTCCGGCAGGAACCGAACCGCATCTTCGACTTCATGAGCCAGACGCCCGAATCCATGCACATGCTGACGCATCTGTTCAGCCCGCGCGGGATTCCGGCCAACTACCGGCACATGGAAGGCTTCGGCGTGAACACCTACAAGATGGTGAACGCCAACGGCGACACGGTGCTGGTCAAGTACCACTTCCACCCGCGCTGCGGCGTCGCCTGCCTGACGGCGGAGGAGGCGGCGAAGGTGCAGGGGCAGGATCTCGGCTCCGCCTCCAAGGATCTCTTCGAGGCCATCGACCGGGGCGATTACCCGCAGTGGGACATGTATGTCCAGGTCATGGAGGACCACGACCATCCCGAACTGGAGTGGGACCCGCTGGACGACACCAAGATCTGGCCGGAGTCGGACTTCCCGCTTCGCCACGTCGGCGTGATGACGCTGAACCGCAACGTCGAGGATTTCTTCAACGAGAACGAACAGATCGCCATGGGCACCGGCGTTCTGGTCGACGGGCTGGATTTCTCCGACGACAAGATGCTGGTCGGGCGGACCTTCTCCTACTCCGACACGCAGCGCTACCGGGTCGGCCCCAACTATCAGCAGTTGCCGATCAACCAGGCCAAGAACGCGGCGGTCGCCACCAACCTGTCGGGCGGGCAGATGTCCTACCAGCGCGATCTGGCGCCGGGGCAGAACCCGCACGTCAATTTCGAGCCGTCCATCCACAACGGCCTCAGCGAAGCCCAGCGGGAGGAGCCGAACAACCCGCCGGAGATCCGTGGCCGGCTGACCCGCAGCGTGATCGAGCGCCGCAACGACTACGTCCAGCCCCGCGCCCGCTACTGCACCATGATGGATTGGGAGCGCGACGATCTGGTCCTGAACATGGGCACGCTGCTCGGCCAGTGCGAACGCGACGTCCAGGAGCGGATGCTCTGGCACTTCTTCCTGATTCATGACGACTATGGCAGCCGTGTCGCCGGCATGCTGGGCATGACCGCCGCCGATGTCGCCGGCTTGGCCCCCCTGCCCAAGCAGGTGCTGACCGACGAGGACCAGAAGCGGCTGAAATCGCTGGGCAAGAACGGCGACACCATCGACCCGAAGGTCTGGGGCCAGTGGACCGGTTCGGTGAAGGTCCACCGCGCCACGGCGGACGAGGTGGCGAAGGGGATGCCGGCCGGCGCGCAGGGCGGCATGGCCAGCCAGGCGGCTGCCGATTAG
- the groL gene encoding chaperonin GroEL (60 kDa chaperone family; promotes refolding of misfolded polypeptides especially under stressful conditions; forms two stacked rings of heptamers to form a barrel-shaped 14mer; ends can be capped by GroES; misfolded proteins enter the barrel where they are refolded when GroES binds), with protein sequence MAAKEVKFSASAREKMLRGVDILADAVKVTLGPKGRNVVIEKSFGAPRITKDGVSVAKEIELSDKFENMGAQMVREVASKTNDLAGDGTTTATVLAQAIVREGVKSVAAGMNPMDLKRGIDLAVETVVADIRGRAKKVTTNDEIAQVGTISANGEAEIGKMIAQAMEKVGNEGVITVEEAKSLETELDVVEGMQFDRGYLSPYFITNADKMIADLESPFILLHEKKLSGLQALLPVLEAVVQSSRPLLIIAEDVEGEALATLVVNKLRGGLKVAAVKAPGFGDRRKAMLEDMAILTGGQVISEDLGIKLENVTIDMLGTAKKVVISKENTTIVDGAGSAEDIQARIGQIKAQIEETTSDYDREKLQERLAKLAGGVAVIRVGGATEVEVKERKDRVDDAMHATRAAVEEGVVAGGGTALLYATKALEALKPVNDEQRVGIEIIRRALQAPVRQIAYNAGTDGSIVVGKLLDQNDANFGYDAQKGEFTDLVAAGIIDPVKVVRTALQDAASIAGLLITTEAMIAEKPEKKAAPAGMPGGMDDMGGMGF encoded by the coding sequence ATGGCTGCCAAGGAAGTTAAGTTCTCCGCCTCCGCGCGCGAGAAGATGCTGCGCGGTGTGGACATCCTCGCCGACGCCGTGAAGGTGACGCTGGGTCCGAAGGGCCGCAACGTCGTGATCGAGAAGTCCTTCGGCGCTCCGCGCATCACCAAGGACGGCGTCTCGGTCGCCAAGGAAATCGAGCTGTCGGACAAGTTCGAGAACATGGGCGCCCAGATGGTGCGTGAGGTCGCGTCGAAGACGAACGACCTGGCCGGCGACGGCACCACCACGGCGACCGTTCTGGCCCAGGCCATCGTCCGCGAGGGCGTGAAGTCGGTGGCCGCCGGCATGAACCCGATGGACCTGAAGCGCGGCATCGACCTCGCCGTCGAGACCGTCGTGGCCGACATCCGCGGCCGCGCCAAGAAGGTCACGACCAACGACGAGATCGCCCAGGTCGGCACCATCTCCGCCAACGGCGAAGCCGAGATCGGCAAGATGATCGCCCAGGCGATGGAGAAGGTCGGCAACGAGGGCGTCATCACGGTGGAAGAGGCCAAGAGCCTCGAGACCGAGCTGGACGTCGTCGAGGGCATGCAGTTCGACCGCGGCTACCTGTCGCCGTACTTCATCACCAACGCCGACAAGATGATCGCGGACCTCGAGAGCCCGTTCATCCTGCTCCACGAGAAGAAGCTGTCGGGTCTGCAGGCCCTGCTGCCGGTCCTCGAGGCCGTCGTGCAGTCCTCGCGTCCGCTGCTGATCATCGCCGAGGACGTCGAGGGCGAGGCCCTGGCGACCCTGGTCGTGAACAAGCTGCGTGGCGGCCTGAAGGTCGCCGCCGTCAAGGCCCCGGGCTTCGGTGACCGCCGCAAGGCGATGCTGGAGGACATGGCCATCCTGACCGGCGGCCAGGTCATCTCCGAGGATCTCGGCATCAAGCTCGAGAACGTCACCATCGACATGCTCGGCACCGCCAAGAAGGTCGTGATCTCCAAGGAGAACACCACCATCGTCGACGGCGCCGGCTCGGCCGAGGACATCCAGGCCCGCATCGGCCAGATCAAGGCGCAGATCGAGGAGACCACCTCGGACTACGACCGCGAGAAGCTGCAGGAGCGTCTGGCGAAGCTGGCTGGCGGCGTTGCCGTCATCCGCGTCGGCGGCGCCACCGAGGTCGAGGTGAAGGAGCGCAAGGACCGCGTTGACGACGCCATGCACGCCACCCGCGCCGCGGTGGAAGAGGGTGTCGTCGCCGGCGGCGGTACCGCCCTGCTGTACGCCACCAAGGCCCTGGAAGCCCTGAAGCCGGTCAACGACGAGCAGCGCGTCGGCATCGAGATCATCCGCCGCGCCCTGCAGGCCCCGGTCCGTCAGATCGCCTACAACGCGGGCACCGACGGTTCGATCGTGGTCGGCAAGCTGCTGGACCAGAACGACGCCAACTTCGGCTACGACGCCCAGAAGGGTGAGTTCACCGATCTGGTCGCCGCCGGCATCATCGACCCGGTGAAGGTGGTTCGCACCGCCCTGCAGGACGCGGCCTCGATCGCCGGCCTGCTGATCACCACCGAGGCGATGATCGCTGAGAAGCCGGAGAAGAAGGCTGCTCCGGCCGGCATGCCGGGTGGCATGGACGACATGGGCGGCATGGGCTTCTAA
- the groES gene encoding co-chaperone GroES, with protein MKFRPLHDRVVVKRLESDTKTKGGIIIPDTAKEKPQEGQVVAVGPGARDESGKVVALDVKAGDRILFGKWSGTEVKIEGEDFLIMKESDIMGVVEA; from the coding sequence ATGAAGTTCCGTCCGCTGCACGACCGCGTCGTCGTCAAGCGTCTGGAGTCCGACACCAAGACCAAGGGCGGGATCATCATTCCCGACACCGCGAAGGAAAAACCCCAGGAGGGCCAGGTGGTCGCGGTGGGTCCGGGCGCCCGTGACGAGAGCGGCAAGGTCGTTGCGCTCGACGTGAAGGCCGGCGACCGCATCCTGTTCGGCAAGTGGTCGGGCACCGAGGTGAAGATCGAGGGCGAGGATTTCCTGATCATGAAGGAATCCGACATCATGGGCGTCGTCGAGGCCTGA
- a CDS encoding usg protein, with product MASLGLQLRDYRLTTAEILYHMPDHPHLLQSYLWQELDIAPGYPVLRRFLDFWQANLDGKLHSVKLATHRLITPGETRAVAAEFRWT from the coding sequence ATGGCCAGTCTGGGTCTTCAGCTTCGCGATTACCGCCTGACCACGGCGGAGATTCTGTACCACATGCCGGACCACCCGCACCTGCTGCAGAGCTATCTCTGGCAAGAGTTGGACATCGCTCCCGGCTACCCGGTGCTGCGCCGGTTCCTCGATTTCTGGCAGGCCAACCTGGACGGCAAGCTGCATTCGGTGAAGCTGGCGACCCACCGCCTGATCACGCCCGGGGAAACCCGCGCGGTGGCCGCCGAATTCCGCTGGACCTGA
- a CDS encoding lysozyme, with protein MTTPVCEEAVNLVKHFEGLYLNAYLCPAGVPTIGYGHTAGVELGQSITSAQADDFLKSDLTSAAAQVDKLVTVALNPDQRGALASFVFNLGAGSLQCSTLLRLLNQGDYEGAAGQFGRWVYATVNGVKTQLPGLVKRRAAEADLFESATTPLPQAAVSTATGA; from the coding sequence ATGACGACGCCGGTTTGCGAAGAAGCGGTCAACCTCGTGAAGCACTTCGAGGGTCTTTACCTCAACGCCTATCTGTGCCCGGCGGGTGTGCCGACCATCGGCTACGGCCACACCGCCGGGGTCGAGCTGGGGCAGAGCATCACCTCCGCCCAGGCCGACGATTTCCTGAAGTCGGACCTGACCTCCGCCGCCGCCCAGGTGGACAAGCTGGTCACCGTCGCGCTGAACCCGGACCAGCGCGGCGCGCTGGCCTCCTTCGTGTTCAACCTGGGGGCCGGCAGCCTGCAATGCTCGACCCTGCTGCGCCTGCTGAACCAGGGCGACTACGAAGGCGCCGCCGGCCAGTTCGGCCGCTGGGTCTACGCCACGGTCAACGGGGTCAAGACGCAGCTTCCGGGTCTGGTGAAGCGCCGGGCCGCCGAGGCCGACCTGTTCGAAAGCGCCACCACGCCGCTGCCCCAGGCGGCGGTCAGCACCGCCACGGGCGCGTGA
- a CDS encoding pyridine nucleotide-disulfide oxidoreductase: MADLTLGFGLSFHELYGQDGLARLDRAFLARLSDTDLALANRLLSARAQPDRLEAKAESDLLIALAPHAEDFIGELFGVRAALDELRARHTALAPLYTAKRLFVQRRAAKAVRPEAVAALDGAELAARLEDWLGGPLTEAAFARQVLAWMEDEAAHADQLDSAAQYAAWAVFSEAGRARHGGGVLFQVPHRTDPQRLVPVETVEVHGVTMMRLPDEACRERQGFHLTDPGTDLAGALDEANYCIWCHNQGKDSCSKGLRDRKTGEFQKSAFGVALAGCPLEEKISEMHALKAEGVPIGALAVVVVDNPMCAATGHRICNDCMKACIYQKQEPVDIPQAETRTLKDVLELPWGFEIYSLLTRWNPLDLRRPLMRPDSGYKVLVAGLGPAGFTLAHHLMNDGHTVVGIDGLKIEPLPADLSGVLPSGTRVPFRPIRDVRDLYDRLDERVMAGFGGVAEYGITVRWNKNFLKVIRLLLERRARMTIIGGVRFGGTLTIDGALELGFDHIALCMGAGKPTVVPMANRLARGVRQASDFLMGLQLTGAAKPDSIANLQVRLPIVVIGGGLTAIDTATEALAYYPVQVEKFLSRYEVLAAERGETAVRARWTPDEAELADEFLAHARAIRAERLEAGEQGREPRVAALLQSWGGSTIAYRRRLIDSPSYTLNHEEVAHGLAEGIRFLECAAPRGVEIDETGAARAIHLAINPVGPDGVVAPAAVDARLPARTILVAAGTQPNTVLAREEPEWVELDGRCFRAIDEDGRPVTPERQAKPSQAHVLMARAPDGRFLSFFGDLHPSFAGNVVKAMGGAKRGYPVVSRALARRAPSSVTPDALVRRLNADLRPLVHSVNRLTPTIVEVVVKAPAAARRFEPGQFYRLQNFETLAQRIGRTTLAMEGLALTGAWVDKDAGLLSLIVLEMGGSSDLCALLKPGDPVVVMGPTGAPTEIPEGETVALVGGGLGNAVLFSIGQACRARGNRVVYFAGYKRMEDRYKTDQIEAAADRVVWCCDEAPGFTPTRPGDLSFVGNIVEAMRAYAAGGLGPADIPLETVDRIVAIGSDRMMAAVGAARHGVLKPYLKPGHAAIGSINSPMQCMMKEICAQCLQRHTDPATGEETVVFSCFNQDQSLDRVDFANLNQRLRQNAVQEKLTAQWIDRGLRLTGQRKG; encoded by the coding sequence ATGGCGGACCTCACCCTCGGCTTCGGCCTGTCGTTCCACGAGCTTTACGGGCAGGACGGGCTGGCCCGGCTCGACCGCGCCTTCCTCGCCCGGCTGTCCGACACGGACCTGGCGCTCGCCAACCGGCTGCTCTCCGCCCGCGCCCAGCCCGACCGGCTGGAGGCCAAGGCGGAAAGCGACCTTCTGATCGCGCTCGCCCCCCACGCCGAGGATTTCATCGGCGAGCTGTTCGGCGTCCGCGCCGCGCTCGACGAGCTGCGCGCCCGCCACACGGCGCTGGCGCCGCTCTACACCGCCAAGCGCCTGTTCGTTCAGCGCCGCGCCGCCAAGGCGGTGAGGCCGGAGGCGGTGGCGGCGCTCGACGGGGCGGAACTGGCCGCGCGGCTGGAGGACTGGCTGGGCGGCCCGCTGACCGAGGCCGCCTTCGCCCGTCAGGTGCTGGCCTGGATGGAGGACGAGGCGGCCCACGCCGACCAGCTCGACAGCGCCGCCCAATACGCCGCCTGGGCGGTGTTCAGCGAGGCCGGGCGCGCCCGGCACGGCGGCGGCGTGCTGTTCCAGGTGCCGCACCGCACCGACCCGCAGCGTCTTGTCCCCGTGGAGACGGTGGAGGTGCACGGCGTCACCATGATGCGCCTGCCCGACGAGGCATGCCGCGAGCGTCAGGGCTTCCACCTGACCGACCCCGGCACCGATCTGGCCGGGGCGCTGGACGAGGCCAACTACTGCATCTGGTGCCACAACCAGGGCAAGGACAGCTGCTCCAAGGGGCTGCGCGACCGCAAGACCGGGGAGTTCCAAAAGAGCGCCTTCGGCGTCGCGCTGGCCGGCTGCCCCTTGGAAGAGAAGATTTCCGAGATGCACGCGCTGAAGGCCGAGGGTGTGCCCATCGGGGCGCTGGCCGTGGTGGTGGTCGACAACCCGATGTGCGCGGCCACCGGCCACCGCATCTGCAACGACTGCATGAAGGCCTGCATCTATCAGAAACAGGAACCGGTGGACATCCCGCAGGCGGAAACCCGCACGCTGAAGGACGTGCTGGAACTGCCCTGGGGCTTCGAGATCTACAGCCTGCTGACCCGCTGGAACCCGCTGGACCTGCGCCGCCCGCTGATGCGGCCGGACAGCGGCTACAAGGTGCTGGTGGCCGGGCTGGGGCCGGCGGGCTTCACGCTGGCCCACCATCTGATGAACGACGGCCACACGGTGGTCGGCATCGACGGGCTGAAGATCGAGCCGCTGCCCGCCGACCTCTCCGGCGTCCTGCCCAGCGGCACGCGGGTGCCCTTCCGGCCGATCCGCGACGTGCGCGACCTCTACGACCGGCTGGACGAGCGGGTGATGGCCGGCTTCGGCGGCGTCGCCGAATACGGCATCACCGTGCGCTGGAACAAGAATTTCCTGAAGGTGATCCGGCTGTTGCTGGAACGCCGGGCGCGCATGACGATCATCGGCGGGGTGCGCTTCGGCGGCACGCTGACCATCGACGGGGCGCTGGAGCTGGGCTTCGACCACATCGCGCTGTGCATGGGGGCGGGCAAGCCGACCGTCGTGCCGATGGCGAACCGGCTGGCCCGCGGGGTGCGGCAGGCCTCGGACTTCCTGATGGGGCTGCAACTGACCGGAGCGGCCAAGCCGGACAGCATCGCCAACCTGCAGGTCCGGCTGCCCATCGTGGTGATCGGCGGCGGGCTGACCGCCATCGACACGGCGACGGAGGCGCTGGCCTACTACCCCGTCCAGGTCGAGAAGTTCCTCTCCCGCTACGAGGTCCTGGCGGCCGAGCGGGGGGAGACCGCGGTGCGCGCCCGCTGGACGCCCGACGAGGCCGAACTGGCCGACGAGTTCCTGGCCCACGCCCGCGCCATCCGGGCGGAGCGTCTCGAAGCGGGGGAGCAGGGGCGCGAGCCGCGCGTCGCGGCGCTGCTGCAATCCTGGGGCGGTTCGACCATCGCCTATCGACGGCGGCTGATCGACAGCCCCAGCTACACGCTGAACCACGAGGAGGTGGCGCACGGTCTGGCCGAGGGCATCCGCTTCCTGGAATGCGCCGCCCCGCGCGGGGTGGAGATCGACGAGACGGGCGCCGCGCGGGCCATTCACCTTGCCATCAACCCGGTCGGGCCGGACGGGGTGGTGGCGCCCGCCGCCGTGGACGCACGGCTTCCCGCCCGCACCATCCTGGTCGCCGCCGGCACCCAGCCGAACACCGTCCTGGCCCGCGAGGAACCGGAGTGGGTGGAACTGGACGGACGCTGCTTCCGCGCCATCGACGAGGACGGCCGACCGGTGACCCCGGAGCGGCAGGCCAAGCCGAGCCAGGCCCATGTGCTGATGGCGCGGGCGCCCGACGGGCGGTTCCTCAGCTTCTTCGGCGACCTGCACCCGTCCTTCGCCGGCAACGTGGTGAAGGCGATGGGCGGGGCGAAGCGCGGCTATCCGGTGGTCAGCCGGGCGCTGGCCCGCCGGGCGCCCAGTTCGGTGACGCCGGACGCTCTGGTGCGGCGCCTGAACGCCGACCTGCGGCCCCTGGTGCACAGCGTCAACCGCCTGACCCCGACCATCGTGGAGGTGGTGGTGAAGGCCCCGGCTGCGGCGCGCCGTTTCGAACCCGGACAGTTCTACCGGCTGCAGAATTTCGAAACGCTGGCGCAACGGATCGGCCGGACCACGCTGGCGATGGAGGGGCTGGCCCTGACCGGCGCCTGGGTGGACAAGGACGCCGGGCTGCTCTCGCTGATCGTCCTGGAGATGGGCGGCTCGTCCGACCTTTGCGCCCTTTTGAAGCCCGGCGACCCGGTGGTGGTGATGGGGCCGACCGGCGCCCCGACCGAAATCCCGGAGGGGGAGACGGTGGCGCTGGTCGGCGGCGGCTTGGGCAACGCGGTGCTCTTTTCCATCGGGCAGGCCTGCCGGGCGCGCGGCAACCGCGTCGTCTACTTCGCCGGCTACAAGCGGATGGAGGACCGTTACAAGACCGACCAGATCGAGGCCGCGGCCGATCGCGTCGTCTGGTGCTGCGACGAGGCGCCGGGATTCACGCCGACGCGCCCCGGCGATCTGAGTTTCGTCGGGAACATCGTGGAGGCCATGCGCGCCTACGCGGCGGGCGGGCTGGGGCCGGCGGACATCCCGCTGGAGACAGTGGACCGCATCGTCGCCATCGGCTCCGACCGCATGATGGCGGCGGTGGGGGCGGCCCGGCACGGCGTGCTGAAGCCCTACCTGAAGCCCGGCCACGCGGCCATCGGCTCCATCAACTCGCCCATGCAATGCATGATGAAGGAGATCTGCGCCCAGTGCCTGCAACGGCACACCGACCCGGCGACCGGCGAGGAAACGGTGGTCTTCTCCTGCTTCAACCAGGACCAGAGCCTGGACCGCGTGGACTTCGCCAACCTGAACCAGCGGCTGCGCCAGAACGCCGTCCAGGAAAAGCTGACCGCCCAATGGATCGACCGCGGCCTGCGGTTGACCGGCCAGCGGAAGGGGTGA
- a CDS encoding COX15/CtaA family protein, translating into MTDITAPALAGKDVRDPASTRPIAYWLLVCCAMVFAMAVIGAITRLTESGLSMVEWKPLIGILPPLSEAEWNRVFGLYQTTPEFRIYNSAMDLAAFKQIFWWEWFHRFWGQLIGFVFLIPFLRFWVNGRIPADLWPKLAGLFLLGGLQGVIGWYMVKSGLVDRPDVSQYRLALHLGTAIVIYGLLLRTALGVLDPLPLAGWATESGRLRKHARWALGLTGVTIVWGAFVAGTDAGLAYNTFPLMAGHVIPPEVANLTPWWINFFENTAAIQLTHRALALLTGLVVLGLALRVWVARLPGRAGRVALLTAAMVLVQIGLGIATLLSFVWIPLGAAHQAGAILLVSGLVWLLHELRPVRVPKR; encoded by the coding sequence GTGACCGACATCACCGCCCCCGCCCTCGCCGGGAAAGACGTCCGCGACCCCGCCTCCACCCGTCCCATCGCCTATTGGCTTCTCGTCTGCTGCGCGATGGTCTTCGCCATGGCGGTGATCGGCGCCATCACGCGCCTGACCGAGTCCGGCCTGTCGATGGTGGAGTGGAAGCCGCTGATCGGCATCCTGCCGCCCTTGTCGGAGGCGGAATGGAACCGCGTCTTCGGCCTCTACCAGACCACGCCGGAGTTCCGCATCTACAATTCGGCGATGGATCTGGCGGCCTTCAAGCAGATCTTCTGGTGGGAGTGGTTCCACCGCTTCTGGGGCCAGCTGATCGGCTTCGTCTTCCTGATCCCCTTCCTGCGCTTCTGGGTCAACGGGCGCATCCCCGCCGACCTGTGGCCGAAGCTGGCCGGGCTGTTCCTGCTCGGCGGGCTCCAGGGGGTGATCGGCTGGTACATGGTCAAGAGCGGTCTGGTCGACCGCCCCGACGTCAGCCAGTACCGGCTGGCGCTGCATCTCGGCACGGCGATCGTGATCTACGGGCTGCTGCTGCGCACCGCGCTGGGGGTTCTCGACCCGCTGCCGCTGGCCGGCTGGGCGACCGAGTCCGGCCGGCTGCGCAAACACGCGCGCTGGGCCCTGGGGCTGACCGGCGTCACCATCGTCTGGGGCGCCTTCGTCGCCGGGACGGACGCCGGGCTGGCCTACAACACCTTCCCGCTGATGGCCGGCCACGTCATCCCGCCGGAGGTCGCCAACCTGACGCCCTGGTGGATCAATTTCTTTGAGAACACCGCGGCCATCCAGCTGACGCACCGGGCGCTGGCGCTGCTGACCGGCCTCGTGGTGCTCGGGCTCGCCCTGCGGGTGTGGGTGGCCCGTTTGCCGGGCCGCGCCGGGAGGGTGGCGCTGCTGACCGCGGCGATGGTGCTGGTCCAGATCGGGCTGGGCATCGCCACGCTGCTGAGCTTCGTGTGGATTCCGCTGGGCGCCGCCCATCAGGCCGGGGCGATCCTGCTGGTGTCCGGCCTGGTCTGGCTGCTGCACGAGCTGCGCCCGGTGCGCGTTCCGAAGCGCTGA
- a CDS encoding polyhydroxyalkanoate depolymerase, with the protein MLYHLYDLQHAALRPMRLLAEATQHTFQNPFSPVSYTRVGRAMAAGAELLERTTRRFPKPEFGLKTTVVNGETVAVTERIAHRKPFCNLLHFAKPEGTPAQPRVLLVAPMSGHHATLLRGTVAALLADHDVFVTDWIDARLVPLARGRFDLDDYIDTVTELIRFLGPQTHVIAVCQPAVPVLAAVSLMAAGDEAVQPRSMTLMGGPIDPMANPTVPVKLAATHPLSWFERNVITTVPAYYPGGFRQVYPGFIQLSGFMSMNLDRHIGEHVGLFRHLVRGDGDSAEQHRRFYDEYLSVMDLSAEFYLQTIETVFQKHSLANGTMESRGRKVEPAAIRRTAVMTVEGELDDISAPGQTESAHRLCASLPDGMRARHFQKGVGHYGIFNGRRWRESIMPAVREFIRKHD; encoded by the coding sequence TTGCTCTACCATCTCTACGATCTGCAGCACGCCGCCCTGCGCCCGATGCGCCTCCTGGCCGAAGCGACCCAGCACACCTTCCAGAACCCGTTCAGCCCGGTGTCCTACACCCGCGTCGGCCGCGCCATGGCCGCTGGCGCGGAGCTGCTGGAGCGCACCACCCGCCGCTTCCCCAAGCCGGAATTCGGGCTGAAGACCACGGTGGTGAACGGCGAGACGGTGGCGGTGACCGAGCGCATCGCCCATCGCAAGCCCTTCTGCAACCTGCTGCACTTCGCCAAGCCGGAGGGCACCCCGGCGCAGCCGCGCGTCCTGCTGGTCGCCCCGATGTCGGGCCACCACGCGACGCTGCTGCGCGGCACGGTCGCGGCGCTGCTGGCCGACCATGACGTCTTCGTCACCGACTGGATCGACGCCCGGCTGGTGCCGCTGGCGCGCGGCCGGTTCGACCTGGACGACTACATCGACACGGTGACGGAGCTGATCCGCTTCCTGGGTCCGCAGACCCACGTCATCGCGGTGTGCCAGCCGGCGGTCCCGGTCCTGGCCGCGGTGTCGCTGATGGCGGCGGGGGACGAGGCGGTGCAGCCGCGCTCCATGACGCTGATGGGCGGCCCGATCGACCCGATGGCCAACCCGACCGTGCCGGTGAAGCTGGCGGCGACCCACCCGCTGTCCTGGTTCGAGCGCAACGTCATCACCACCGTCCCGGCCTACTATCCGGGCGGCTTCCGTCAGGTCTATCCGGGCTTCATCCAGCTTTCCGGCTTCATGTCGATGAATCTGGACCGCCACATCGGGGAGCATGTCGGCCTGTTCCGCCACCTCGTCCGCGGCGACGGCGATTCCGCGGAGCAGCACCGCCGCTTCTACGACGAGTATCTGTCGGTGATGGACCTGTCGGCGGAATTCTACCTGCAGACCATCGAGACGGTGTTCCAGAAGCATTCGCTCGCCAACGGCACCATGGAGTCGCGCGGGCGCAAGGTGGAGCCGGCGGCGATCCGCCGGACCGCCGTGATGACGGTGGAGGGCGAGCTGGACGACATCTCCGCCCCCGGCCAGACCGAGTCGGCGCACCGCCTCTGCGCCTCGCTGCCCGACGGCATGCGCGCCCGCCATTTCCAGAAGGGCGTCGGCCATTACGGCATCTTCAACGGCCGGCGCTGGCGCGAGAGCATCATGCCGGCGGTGCGGGAATTCATCCGCAAGCACGATTGA